From Bradyrhizobium sp. 4:
GCTCGCCGCGATCGAGAGCAACCAGAGCCTCACCGTCTACGAGCTCAAGGCGCCGATTGCCGGCACCATCATCGAGCGGCAGATCTCGCTCGGCGAATACGCCTCCGAGCAGAAGCCGGCCTTCGTCGTCGCCGACCTCTCCACCATCTGGGTCGACCTGTCGATCTACCGCCAGGACCTGCGGCGCGTCCGCCTCAACGACGAGGTGCTGATCGATCCAGACGACGGCCGCGGCGAGATCAAGGGCACCATCTCCTACATGGCCCCGATCGGCTCGAGCGAGACCCAGACCGCACTGGCGCGCGTGGTGCTGCCAAATCCGGACGGACGCTTGCGTCCCGGCCTGTTCGTCACGGCACGGCTGATCCTCGCCGCTCGCAACGTCGCGGTCGCCGTGCGCCGAAGCGCGATCCAGACCCTGGAGAACCGGACCATCGTGTTCGTCCGCGAGGATGGCGACAAGATCGAGGCGCGTCCGGTGGAGCTAGGCGATTCCGATCCGCGCCATGTTGAGATCAGGGCCGGCCTTTCGGCCGGGGAGCATTACGTGGCGGAAAACAGCTTTGTCGTGAAGGCGGAGATGGGCAAGGGCGAGGCCGAACATGATTGAGCGTCTCATCGCGGTCTCGCTGCAGCAGCGTTGGCTTGTCCTGCTGTTCGCGCTCGCGGCCGGCGGCTTCGGCGCCTGGAACTTCACCCGCCTGCCGATCGACGCGGTCCCCGACGTCACCAACGTGCAGGTCCAGATCAACACCCGTGCCCCGGGCCTCTCGCCGCTCGAATCCGAGCAGCGCATCACCTTCCCGATCGAGACCGTGATGGGCGGGCTGCCCAAGCTCGAATACACCCGGTCGATCTCACGCTATGGCCTGAGTCAGGTCACCGTCGTATTCCAGGACGGCACCGACATCTACTTCGCGCGGCAGCTCGTCAACGAGCGTATCCAGCAGGCGAAGGACCAGCTTCCGGCCGGAACCGAGGTCGCGATGGGCCCGATCTCGACCGGCCTTGGCGAGATCTATGTCTACTCCGTCGAAGCCAAGGCCGGCGCGAGGTCACAGACCGGTGCCGAGTTCACGCCGACGGAGCTGCGCACCATCCAGGACTGGATCATCAAGCCGCAACTGCGCACCATTCCCGGCGTGATCGAGGTCAACTCGATCGGCGGTTATGAGCGGCAGTTCCACGTGCTGCCGATCCCCGGCCGGCTGATGGCCTACAAACTCGGCTTTCGCGACATCATGACGGCGCTGGCCGCCAACAACGCCAATGTCGGTGCCGGCTATATCGAGCGCAACGGCGAGCAATATCTCGTCCGCGCCCCGGGCCAGGTCGCCAATATCGCCGAGATCCGCGACATCGTGATCGGTTCGCGCGGCGGCGTCCCGGTGCGTATCCGCGACGTCGCCGACGTCCAGGAAGGCCAGGACCTGCGTTCGGGCGCAGCAACCGCAAACGGCAGCGAAACCGTGCTCGGCACCGCCATGCTGCTGATCGGCGAGAACAGCCGCACGGTGGCCCAGCGCGTGAAGGCCCGGCTCACGGAGATCGCGAAATCGCTCCCTGACGGCGTGATCGCGCGCGCCGTCTATGACCGCACGCATCTGGTGGAAGCCACCATCCAGACCGTCGAGAAGAATCTCGTCGAGGGCGCGGCGCTGGTGATCGCTGTGCTTTTCCTGATCCTCGGCAACATCCGCGCCGCGCTGATCACCGCCTGTGTCATTCCCCTTTCCATGCTGTTCACGATCACAGGCATGGTCGAGAGCAAGGTCAGCGCGAATCTGATGAGCCTCGGCGCGATCGACTTCGGCATCATCGTCGACGGCGCGGTCATCATCGTGGAGAACTGTCTGCGGTTGCTCGCTGCCGAGCAGCACAGGCGCGGCCGGCTGCTGTCGCTCGAGGAGAGGATGGAGACAATCCGCGCCGGCAGCAGCGAGGTCATCAAGCCGAGCCTGTTCGGCACGATGATCATCGCCGTGGTCTACCTGCCGGTCCTGACCCTGACGGGGACCGAGGGCAAGATGTTCACGCCGATGGCGCTGACCGTGCTGATGGCCCTCGCCGGCGCGGCGCTGTTGTCGATCACCTTCGTCCCGGCCGCGGTTGCGATCTTCGTCACCGGCAAGGTCTCGGAGAAGGAGAACATCTTCATGAGAGCGGCCAAGCGGTTCTATGTGCCGCTGCTCGACCGCGCCATCCGCTACCGTGGCATGGTCGCCTTTGGCGCCATGCTGATCGTTGCCGGCAGCGTCTTCGCCGCGACGCGCATGGGAGGCGAATTCATCCCGAGCCTCGACGAAGGCGACATTACCATCGAAACCATCCGGATTCCCGGCACCAGCCTGACCCAGAGCGTCGGCATGCAGCTGCGGCTGGAAATGGCGATCAAGCAGGTACCGGAGGTCGCGACCATCTTCTCCAAGATTGGTACC
This genomic window contains:
- the ihpB gene encoding divalent metal ion exporter adaptor subunit IhpB — its product is MKTSSTILVALFAAALGAYGYSLLAPTRVEHAEHAADKRPEKPNDHVEQDEHGADRIRISDVKLAAAGVTLAEAASVTLTDTLAFNGILRANQEAVVQVTPRFPGVAKSIQKRIGDKVGKDDLLAAIESNQSLTVYELKAPIAGTIIERQISLGEYASEQKPAFVVADLSTIWVDLSIYRQDLRRVRLNDEVLIDPDDGRGEIKGTISYMAPIGSSETQTALARVVLPNPDGRLRPGLFVTARLILAARNVAVAVRRSAIQTLENRTIVFVREDGDKIEARPVELGDSDPRHVEIRAGLSAGEHYVAENSFVVKAEMGKGEAEHD
- a CDS encoding CusA/CzcA family heavy metal efflux RND transporter is translated as MIERLIAVSLQQRWLVLLFALAAGGFGAWNFTRLPIDAVPDVTNVQVQINTRAPGLSPLESEQRITFPIETVMGGLPKLEYTRSISRYGLSQVTVVFQDGTDIYFARQLVNERIQQAKDQLPAGTEVAMGPISTGLGEIYVYSVEAKAGARSQTGAEFTPTELRTIQDWIIKPQLRTIPGVIEVNSIGGYERQFHVLPIPGRLMAYKLGFRDIMTALAANNANVGAGYIERNGEQYLVRAPGQVANIAEIRDIVIGSRGGVPVRIRDVADVQEGQDLRSGAATANGSETVLGTAMLLIGENSRTVAQRVKARLTEIAKSLPDGVIARAVYDRTHLVEATIQTVEKNLVEGAALVIAVLFLILGNIRAALITACVIPLSMLFTITGMVESKVSANLMSLGAIDFGIIVDGAVIIVENCLRLLAAEQHRRGRLLSLEERMETIRAGSSEVIKPSLFGTMIIAVVYLPVLTLTGTEGKMFTPMALTVLMALAGAALLSITFVPAAVAIFVTGKVSEKENIFMRAAKRFYVPLLDRAIRYRGMVAFGAMLIVAGSVFAATRMGGEFIPSLDEGDITIETIRIPGTSLTQSVGMQLRLEMAIKQVPEVATIFSKIGTAEIANDPMPPNMTDTYVTLKPRDEWPDPDKPKDEVIAELERTANTLPGTAYGMTQPIQMRFNELIAGIRSDVGVKIFGDDLDVLAGIAQQVNGVVHAIEGAADVKTEQIAGLPILTVRLDRQALSRYGLSLSEVQNVVEIAIGGKPVGKLFEGDRRFDIVVRLPESLRADPDTIKSLPIPLPPGEDVPAVTKTAWPGGNAALRYVPLSSVAAIEIAPGPNQISRENGKRRVVVMANVRGRDLRSFVAEAQNAVAEKVKLPPGYWIGWGGQFEQLVSATKRLTLVVPVALLLVFLLLFMGMGSAADAALVFSGVPLALTGGVMALLLRGIPLSISAGVGFIALSGVAVLNGLVIIAFIERLRSEGQPVADAVREGALTRLRPVLMTALVASLGFVPMALATGAGAEVQRPLATVVIGGIISSTVLTLLVLPALYVLFRRDGAAETPTMAPDLAASRER